From a single Solenopsis invicta isolate M01_SB chromosome 4, UNIL_Sinv_3.0, whole genome shotgun sequence genomic region:
- the LOC120357650 gene encoding ribonucleoside-diphosphate reductase large subunit-like — MKDRLLYIYADIFEFLDLKRSARSSFENICYRLWTPHFNEVFIMKRVCDDVSNLICPHECPVLIETWGDEFEALCTRYKKKDRFSKTS, encoded by the exons ATGAAGGACCGATTACTGTATATTTATGCTGATATCTTTGAATTCTTGGATCTCAAAAGAAgt GCGAGGAGCAGTTTTGAGAACATATGTTATAGGTTGTGGACTCCACATTTCAATGAAGTTTTCATCATGAAACGCGTTTGTGATGATGTATCTAATCTAATTTGTCCGCATGAGTGCCCTGTATTAATTGAAACTTGGGGTGATGAATTTGAAGCTTTGTGTACCAG atataaaaaaaaggataggTTCTCGAAGACAAGTTAA